In Dyadobacter sp. NIV53, a single window of DNA contains:
- a CDS encoding T9SS type A sorting domain-containing protein yields the protein MNIPVLAQDETHKPFPEDTTTINLVNSQQFQENIPKAPQTIQSPIAASLGSYGEIPVSLYTGKPEINVDLHTVTSGNITVPVSLNYDASGVRPDMHAGWTGLNFNLSNVYSITRTVKDGPDEFNRPNSSLGELGYLFSGSGLNNGANWALRDTIIKTATTVSIASGSTSGTILVDTEPDEYSFSIPGLSGKFYYGSDRKWKIQCDRPVKLEWITTQNTHLYTPFTPPSQIKGGNPWSTNLTSFHYMEHLEGFVIIDEFGTRYVFGGSDMAFMEYSIDFFNQGKSSWICNAWYLKSITPATGQSAINFTYERGDFVAQMYFSVYNKTARVNGGSWFGCADWSSTIGAFGAYNGKLISPIYLKEIAADNFRIKYTSTVSNELKYSEDIFTTYVDKMILDGYSKLDFLTFLYDCYYPVFASYPGSCGSPTLTSLLAKLKWRKLDKIEIQNGNGATIKEFALSYINDPTSRLMLDKIQEKSGTSVIPPYQFTYFNGTGLSLPGYSKSHTDHWGFNNGLIINTLTDFNAYASYGTTFRSPATDVRYLKLGIIASIQFPTGGVTRFVFEPHTYSKEVMLKRWDGEDPYAANRRAGGLRIKEIHTYDNVKDAAGALVAPVVSKRYYYQSAFNPAAPDTTATNLSSGILGGKAQYYWPDYKPLPSNAGITVEEEIFSTQSVLPVSENTMGSHIGYSQVIERSSTQGWVVHKFSNFDNGYRDDVPNGFLQLSVTPYQPYNSKAFQRGKLLARENYFQNGNAASKTTLIYDLVGALNDYSARSVKTSVTILCNTSNVAYEGTAYLNDCRKFLITQENNYSYDQDNAASAVNSRTYTYWPNGQLYISAQNDSRSRTIKTWYKYPPNLTVAPYSAMTLANIIATPYEVFQYTGTEAAPAAIKLQTVTFNTSNPYLPQKVETKLGASGPTTTDIEFTYDGRGNVSTYKEKNGLTTKLEYFGTGTGKVDLLNKRILANGASQAQTTVFDHLPAVGVSSITDPNAKAIGYDYDAFSRLITVKNISDSKARASYCYNYAGQLTPCTLLAPSGSIGASGLVLIAESDNPLPVTLAEFEAVKREKVVELSWSTTAETNSESFEIQRSNDAKQWISLGVVAARGESSELQNYTFTDTKPQSGENLYRLKMIDRATGTPERDRKDGTFAYSRIRSVVFDQNGEVVLYPNPITIGERLNLLTDNLDKVSAIKIFDTNGKLVLESTATSEINTSGFAAGLYMVQITYTDGSLSTHRVVKQ from the coding sequence TTGAATATCCCTGTACTTGCGCAAGATGAAACCCACAAACCTTTTCCTGAGGATACGACTACTATTAACCTGGTGAATTCGCAGCAATTCCAGGAGAACATTCCAAAAGCACCACAAACGATTCAAAGCCCAATTGCGGCTAGTTTGGGTTCTTATGGCGAAATACCTGTTTCACTTTACACCGGCAAACCGGAAATCAATGTCGATCTTCATACAGTTACCAGCGGAAATATCACCGTTCCGGTTTCACTGAATTATGATGCTTCCGGAGTCAGGCCAGATATGCATGCGGGTTGGACGGGTCTTAATTTCAATCTTTCAAATGTTTACTCGATCACACGAACTGTTAAAGACGGTCCGGATGAATTTAACCGTCCGAATAGTTCATTGGGAGAATTAGGTTACCTTTTCTCCGGATCTGGCCTTAACAATGGGGCGAATTGGGCGTTGCGGGACACGATCATAAAAACAGCAACGACTGTATCAATTGCCTCGGGTAGTACAAGTGGAACTATCCTCGTTGATACTGAACCCGATGAATATAGTTTTTCCATTCCAGGACTATCCGGCAAATTTTACTATGGCAGTGATCGCAAATGGAAAATTCAGTGCGACCGACCTGTTAAACTGGAATGGATCACTACTCAAAACACCCACCTTTATACTCCTTTTACACCTCCTTCACAAATCAAAGGAGGCAACCCATGGAGTACTAATCTTACTTCGTTTCATTATATGGAACATCTGGAAGGCTTTGTAATTATAGATGAATTCGGTACCCGGTATGTATTTGGTGGCAGTGACATGGCATTTATGGAATATAGTATTGATTTCTTCAATCAGGGTAAAAGTTCATGGATTTGTAACGCCTGGTACTTAAAATCAATAACTCCGGCAACGGGCCAGTCTGCGATCAATTTTACCTATGAAAGAGGCGACTTCGTAGCACAAATGTATTTTTCAGTATACAACAAAACTGCGAGGGTTAACGGTGGTTCATGGTTTGGCTGTGCGGACTGGTCGTCTACTATTGGTGCATTTGGGGCTTACAATGGAAAATTAATTTCTCCTATTTACCTGAAAGAAATAGCAGCCGACAACTTCAGGATCAAATACACGTCAACGGTCAGCAACGAACTGAAGTACTCAGAGGATATTTTTACAACCTATGTGGATAAAATGATTTTGGATGGATATTCCAAACTGGACTTCCTCACATTTCTGTACGATTGCTATTATCCGGTCTTTGCTTCCTATCCTGGCAGTTGTGGCAGCCCGACACTGACATCGCTGCTTGCAAAATTGAAATGGCGGAAACTCGACAAAATAGAAATTCAAAATGGCAACGGCGCCACTATTAAGGAATTTGCACTGAGTTACATAAACGATCCAACAAGCCGGTTGATGCTGGACAAAATTCAGGAGAAGTCGGGAACATCTGTAATTCCGCCATATCAATTCACTTATTTTAATGGTACCGGTCTTTCGCTGCCCGGATACAGTAAGTCACATACCGACCACTGGGGATTTAATAACGGATTGATCATTAATACACTGACTGACTTTAACGCTTACGCCAGTTATGGAACGACGTTTCGCAGTCCGGCAACGGACGTCCGGTATCTAAAATTAGGGATTATCGCTTCCATACAATTTCCGACAGGAGGAGTCACCAGGTTCGTTTTTGAACCCCACACCTATTCCAAAGAGGTTATGCTAAAAAGGTGGGACGGGGAAGATCCCTACGCTGCAAACCGGAGAGCCGGAGGGCTCAGGATTAAGGAAATTCACACCTATGATAATGTAAAGGATGCAGCTGGCGCATTGGTTGCACCAGTTGTGTCAAAGAGATATTATTATCAGTCTGCATTTAACCCGGCCGCACCGGATACAACTGCTACAAATTTGTCAAGCGGGATTCTGGGAGGAAAGGCACAGTATTACTGGCCTGATTATAAGCCGCTGCCTAGCAATGCGGGTATTACAGTAGAAGAGGAGATTTTTTCTACGCAGTCCGTTTTGCCTGTTTCTGAAAATACAATGGGCTCCCATATTGGCTATTCTCAGGTTATCGAACGTTCATCTACTCAAGGTTGGGTCGTACACAAGTTTTCAAATTTTGATAATGGATACCGTGATGATGTACCAAATGGCTTTTTGCAACTCAGTGTTACACCCTATCAGCCCTATAACAGTAAGGCTTTTCAGCGTGGAAAATTACTGGCAAGAGAAAATTACTTTCAAAACGGTAACGCTGCTTCTAAAACAACACTTATTTATGACCTTGTCGGCGCATTAAATGATTACTCTGCGCGTTCGGTGAAAACATCCGTTACTATATTGTGCAATACATCTAATGTAGCCTACGAAGGCACGGCTTATCTGAATGACTGCAGGAAATTTTTAATCACTCAGGAAAATAATTATTCTTATGACCAGGATAATGCTGCCTCAGCGGTCAATTCCAGGACTTACACCTATTGGCCGAACGGGCAGCTTTACATTAGTGCACAAAATGACAGCCGGAGCCGTACGATCAAGACATGGTATAAGTATCCGCCGAATTTAACGGTAGCACCATATTCGGCCATGACTTTGGCCAATATCATCGCTACACCCTATGAAGTATTTCAATACACCGGAACGGAAGCAGCACCGGCGGCCATTAAATTACAGACTGTCACATTCAATACCAGCAACCCCTATTTACCGCAAAAGGTCGAGACAAAGCTAGGTGCATCTGGTCCAACAACTACGGACATCGAGTTTACCTACGATGGTAGAGGAAATGTATCGACATATAAAGAAAAAAATGGATTGACGACGAAACTGGAATACTTTGGCACTGGAACTGGTAAGGTTGATTTATTGAATAAACGTATTTTGGCAAATGGCGCATCCCAGGCACAAACCACTGTTTTTGATCATCTTCCTGCTGTTGGGGTTTCAAGCATTACCGATCCAAACGCCAAAGCAATTGGGTATGACTATGACGCATTTAGCAGATTAATAACAGTCAAAAACATATCCGATTCCAAAGCACGTGCTTCCTACTGCTACAACTATGCCGGGCAATTGACCCCATGTACTCTTCTTGCACCGTCTGGGAGCATTGGCGCTTCGGGTTTGGTTTTGATTGCTGAAAGCGACAATCCTCTGCCAGTTACCTTGGCAGAGTTTGAAGCCGTCAAAAGAGAAAAAGTGGTTGAGCTTTCCTGGTCAACCACTGCGGAAACCAATAGTGAAAGCTTCGAAATCCAGAGGAGCAATGATGCAAAGCAATGGATTAGTTTGGGTGTTGTTGCTGCAAGAGGTGAAAGCAGCGAACTGCAAAACTATACTTTTACTGATACAAAACCACAGTCCGGCGAGAACCTATACCGTTTAAAAATGATCGACCGTGCGACCGGTACGCCGGAGCGGGACCGTAAAGACGGAACCTTTGCTTACAGCCGAATTAGAAGTGTTGTCTTTGATCAGAATGGTGAAGTCGTGCTATATCCAAATCCGATCACGATTGGGGAACGGCTCAACCTGTTGACTGATAATCTGGATAAAGTCAGTGCGATTAAAATATTCGATACAAATGGAAAGCTCGTTCTCGAATCTACCGCAACTTCGGAAATCAATACAAGTGGATTTGCAGCCGGACTTTATATGGTGCAGATCACGTATACGGACGGAAGCTTGAGCACGCACAGGGTTGTAAAACAATAA
- a CDS encoding DUF6443 domain-containing protein, translating into MKYIVFVILFIAVHTVSAQQTQTRNYIISRTFKNAGADVNDVSKVVTQVRYIDGLGRPLQNVIAGQSPDGTDIATPVAYDGAGRNPRQYLPYVATGNGSYKSTATADVDSWYLANSAGLQATATTTQDLSRPYSETIFEPSPLSRPSTQQAPGTRSRSGSVKYKVNTGTEVKRYDYNPATNTITSPGDYAAGALIRTQYLDDQDQETNEYTDMLGLVVCKSITAVKQAGATAAVILYTYYVYDDLGLLRAVLQPNYQDDGSLTNSAFLYDYDSQGRIIKKQIPGAGSTEYVYSKFDQPVLSRDANQTARNVWAFTKFDELNRPVMTGEISSGKTRAEWQIKYDLVTVRHENNQATTGLGYTLNLTSVATAAGFPQIADTDVLTVTYYDNYSFPGAQAFSGVAGYPAPTAGTVKSLVTGGRVRMLPGTSVTAGNWLVNTSYYDVEYRPVQTIRELYDLGAGPIERVSTKYLYDLAAVVAEQKTEQLVGGAAHSHLAVNSYDHADRLLSVKETVAVGGKTKTAYTLAQRYNILGQLQSKWFHGYSTKASDYRRRTDYTNNMRGWLTDAKTWYQQNAGTDLPFYAFNLTYNNVLYAQQYSNGNINSMQWLNKGETGFSAGLSFTYDGANRLLGSAGLNSYADKEDNIKYDKNGNILTLKRYGNVVDDLTYSYTGTGNRLKTINDASTNNTGIKTGTLGNYFYDPNGNMTYDINRLATISYNYLNLPKTVTIGTKILAYDYDAGGNKHKYVADTLTVKYAGIFEYDAANTFKRVTTSSGQVQMAKVLPSPASDTLKFSYFLQDHLGNVRVVFDEAGKILQLSDYYPFGGVISRDGTLPANARNGVNRYQFNGKETQIGSGYIDITKRFYDPMLARFLSTDVLADKYAHNGTYNYAENRPIDGIDLDGLEFYRTVDKSGTITIGANVKFENSSKASEQRVVEIKRNIQSTFNEVIGSANNSYRGQVDYDDNATLTVGVIDKGEDNAAGVGGKGVAITTNNDFKNGNIIDKSVGTVANGAVHELLHNAGLGHPTDVYRDGNGKTVSNNKILDTELKTTDNGNGTFSLTTTGNTAKNIYSNIMIYGTAVINGLLMKDVRKKPENANTITAGQLQVILNNINGGKVNGEASEEQ; encoded by the coding sequence ATGAAATATATAGTCTTCGTTATTCTATTCATCGCGGTTCATACGGTTTCGGCACAGCAAACACAAACGCGCAATTATATCATTTCCCGCACATTCAAAAACGCCGGGGCAGATGTAAACGATGTCAGCAAAGTTGTGACACAGGTTCGATACATTGATGGACTTGGCAGGCCACTCCAAAACGTAATTGCTGGCCAAAGCCCGGACGGAACTGATATTGCCACGCCGGTAGCTTACGACGGAGCAGGAAGGAACCCGAGGCAATACCTGCCTTATGTGGCTACCGGAAACGGGTCTTATAAAAGCACGGCAACAGCAGACGTTGATAGCTGGTATCTGGCTAATTCTGCCGGTTTGCAGGCAACTGCCACCACGACTCAGGATTTATCACGACCTTATTCAGAAACTATTTTCGAGCCTTCGCCATTGAGCCGCCCTTCAACACAGCAGGCACCGGGAACCAGAAGCAGGTCAGGTTCAGTCAAATACAAGGTGAACACGGGTACGGAGGTGAAGCGATATGATTACAATCCGGCAACGAATACCATCACCTCGCCGGGAGACTATGCCGCCGGTGCTTTGATAAGGACTCAATACCTGGATGACCAGGACCAGGAAACCAACGAGTATACAGATATGCTTGGGTTGGTTGTTTGCAAAAGTATTACCGCTGTGAAACAAGCCGGTGCAACGGCAGCCGTAATTTTATATACTTACTATGTCTATGATGATCTGGGTTTATTGCGTGCCGTTTTACAGCCCAATTATCAGGATGACGGATCGTTGACCAATTCTGCTTTTCTGTATGATTATGACAGTCAGGGCCGGATTATCAAAAAACAAATTCCCGGAGCAGGGAGCACCGAATACGTTTATAGCAAATTTGACCAGCCTGTGCTGTCGCGGGATGCGAACCAAACTGCTCGAAATGTGTGGGCTTTCACCAAGTTCGATGAGCTAAACCGACCTGTGATGACGGGGGAAATCTCTTCCGGCAAAACCCGCGCTGAATGGCAGATCAAATACGACCTCGTGACGGTCCGCCACGAAAACAACCAGGCAACAACGGGACTTGGCTACACCTTGAACCTGACCTCGGTGGCAACCGCTGCCGGTTTCCCGCAGATCGCCGATACGGACGTACTGACTGTAACCTATTACGACAATTATAGTTTCCCTGGTGCGCAGGCTTTTTCGGGTGTAGCGGGATACCCTGCACCGACTGCGGGCACGGTGAAATCCCTGGTCACTGGCGGGCGGGTAAGGATGCTGCCGGGAACCAGCGTGACAGCTGGCAATTGGCTTGTGAACACCAGCTATTACGATGTGGAATACCGCCCGGTACAGACAATCCGCGAATTGTACGACTTGGGGGCCGGTCCTATTGAACGCGTTTCTACCAAATATTTATATGATCTGGCCGCAGTGGTGGCGGAACAGAAAACCGAACAACTGGTGGGAGGCGCAGCACATTCACATCTTGCTGTGAACAGTTACGATCATGCTGACAGGTTACTAAGTGTAAAAGAGACCGTTGCTGTAGGCGGTAAAACAAAAACAGCTTACACATTGGCTCAGCGGTATAATATTCTTGGTCAATTGCAAAGCAAATGGTTTCATGGGTATAGCACAAAAGCAAGTGATTACCGGCGTAGGACCGATTATACAAATAATATGCGTGGGTGGCTAACGGATGCCAAAACCTGGTATCAGCAAAACGCAGGTACAGACCTGCCTTTCTATGCGTTCAACCTAACCTACAACAACGTTTTGTATGCACAGCAATATTCAAACGGCAATATCAATTCTATGCAATGGCTTAACAAAGGTGAAACTGGATTTAGCGCTGGTCTAAGTTTCACTTATGACGGTGCAAACCGCTTGCTTGGAAGTGCGGGCCTGAACAGTTATGCAGATAAGGAAGACAATATCAAATACGATAAGAACGGAAATATCCTGACTTTGAAACGGTATGGAAATGTAGTGGATGACCTGACTTATAGTTACACAGGAACGGGAAATCGTTTGAAAACGATCAATGATGCGAGTACCAATAACACCGGTATTAAAACTGGAACCCTGGGTAACTACTTCTACGATCCGAACGGAAACATGACCTATGATATAAACCGGTTGGCGACGATTTCCTATAATTATTTGAATCTGCCAAAAACGGTAACCATTGGAACCAAAATACTGGCCTATGATTACGATGCAGGTGGGAACAAGCATAAGTATGTAGCGGACACATTGACTGTCAAATATGCTGGAATATTTGAATATGATGCGGCTAACACATTTAAACGAGTTACGACATCATCAGGTCAGGTGCAAATGGCCAAAGTATTGCCGTCCCCTGCTTCTGATACGCTCAAATTCAGTTACTTTTTGCAAGACCATTTGGGGAATGTCAGGGTTGTGTTTGACGAAGCTGGAAAGATTTTACAGCTTTCAGATTATTATCCCTTTGGTGGCGTAATCTCGAGAGATGGTACTTTGCCTGCTAATGCAAGGAATGGTGTGAACCGATATCAGTTTAACGGGAAAGAAACTCAAATTGGTTCAGGATATATTGATATTACCAAACGATTTTACGACCCTATGCTTGCCCGTTTTTTAAGTACAGACGTTTTGGCAGACAAGTATGCTCATAATGGAACATATAATTATGCTGAAAACAGGCCTATTGACGGAATAGATTTAGATGGACTTGAATTTTATAGAACAGTGGATAAAAGTGGAACAATCACAATTGGCGCAAATGTAAAATTTGAAAATTCGTCAAAGGCAAGTGAGCAGCGCGTTGTTGAGATAAAAAGAAATATTCAAAGTACTTTTAACGAAGTCATCGGTAGCGCTAATAATTCATATAGAGGCCAAGTTGATTATGATGATAATGCTACACTAACTGTTGGAGTAATAGATAAGGGAGAAGACAATGCGGCGGGAGTTGGAGGCAAAGGTGTGGCAATTACCACTAATAATGACTTTAAAAATGGAAATATAATTGATAAATCAGTTGGGACGGTAGCCAACGGTGCTGTTCACGAGTTATTACACAACGCAGGATTAGGGCATCCGACGGATGTATATAGAGATGGGAATGGTAAAACGGTGTCCAATAACAAAATTTTGGATACCGAATTAAAGACAACGGACAACGGAAATGGTACTTTTAGCCTAACAACTACAGGCAACACAGCAAAAAATATTTATTCAAACATAATGATTTATGGAACGGCAGTCATTAATGGATTACTTATGAAAGATGTACGAAAAAAGCCCGAAAATGCCAATACGATTACCGCTGGTCAATTACAAGTCATACTGAATAACATAAACGGCGGAAAAGTTAATGGCGAAGCCAGTGAAGAACAGTAA